A genomic segment from Brevundimonas sp. SORGH_AS_0993 encodes:
- the secF gene encoding protein translocase subunit SecF, translating into MAMRGWPLIKLLPQKTNFHFVKYARFAGVLSVVLCVAAIVSCFYPGLNMGIDFRGGASMEVSKPAGQVIELDRVREAVNGLNLGDVQVQGIARRDSNVDDGSTAILRFQVPEGRDQTQVVQQVEGAITGAVGQVNYSGVSVVGSKVSGELFTSGLLALGVAIGLMFLYIWFRFEPQFGFGAVVGLLHDVILTFGLIVLFKLEFSLNMVAAVLTVIGYSMNDTVVVFDRLRENLRKYKTMPLRDVIDLSLNETLSRTIITGVTAVMVLAALAVFGGEALFGFSIALMFGIIVGTYSSIYVGAPIILLWGVKRGGGASDDAKPIKLGMASRP; encoded by the coding sequence ATGGCGATGCGTGGATGGCCCCTCATCAAACTGCTGCCGCAGAAGACGAACTTCCACTTCGTCAAATACGCCCGGTTCGCCGGCGTGCTGTCGGTGGTGCTGTGCGTCGCGGCGATCGTGTCGTGCTTCTATCCCGGCCTGAACATGGGCATCGACTTCCGGGGCGGGGCCTCGATGGAGGTGTCCAAGCCCGCCGGCCAGGTGATCGAACTGGACCGTGTGCGCGAGGCCGTGAACGGCCTGAACCTGGGCGACGTCCAGGTGCAGGGCATCGCCCGGCGCGACTCCAATGTGGACGACGGCTCGACCGCCATCCTGCGTTTCCAGGTGCCGGAAGGCCGGGATCAGACCCAGGTGGTCCAGCAGGTCGAGGGCGCCATCACCGGCGCGGTCGGTCAGGTGAACTATTCGGGCGTCAGCGTCGTCGGCTCCAAGGTGTCGGGCGAACTGTTCACCTCGGGCCTCTTGGCCCTGGGTGTCGCGATCGGCCTGATGTTCCTCTACATCTGGTTCCGGTTCGAGCCGCAGTTCGGATTCGGCGCCGTGGTCGGCCTGCTGCACGACGTGATCCTGACGTTCGGCCTGATCGTGCTGTTCAAGCTGGAGTTCAGCCTGAACATGGTCGCCGCCGTCCTGACCGTCATCGGCTATTCGATGAACGACACCGTGGTGGTGTTCGACCGCCTGCGAGAGAACCTGCGCAAGTACAAGACCATGCCGCTGCGCGACGTGATCGACCTGTCGCTGAACGAGACCCTGTCGCGGACCATCATCACCGGCGTCACCGCCGTCATGGTGCTGGCGGCCCTGGCGGTGTTCGGCGGCGAGGCCCTGTTCGGATTCTCCATCGCCCTGATGTTCGGCATCATCGTCGGCACCTATTCATCGATCTATGTCGGCGCGCCCATCATCCTGTTGTGGGGCGTCAAGCGTGGGGGCGGGGCGTCGGACGACGCCAAGCCGATCAAGCTGGGCATGGCCAGCCGACCTTGA